TGTCTCACACGCCTGACATTAATAGTGtgagactttttttgtgagacaAATAAGTGGACCTAAAACTTGTGGACCCAAAAGTGTAAGATGTGAGTCCACTTTTTTTGTCTCACAAAAATGAGTCTCGCACAACTAATGTCAGCACTAACTCGAGCCTGAAACGACGAAAGAAACGGATGCAGTATTAGGATGAGGCTCCTCTCCATTTATCTTCTCTCTATTTTCTCCAAATTCCTATTTGAATGAGAGACACATGTCAAAGTTAAAAATTAAAGGTTGAGATCTAATTACCCAAATTAAGGTTCTAATCATGgtatgaataacaaatatatatttctttatttactctaaaaaaaattgacaatccCAAAATTCTAACTAAACCATTATCTCACCTATAAATTTATTCTAAAATTTTCTCTCTTTTCCTATTTTATTATGTGCTCTTCTTTTTCCCTtcttttgaactttttttttttttttggttaaacagTTCTTCTTAATTTTTTCCCCTACTTTACATTCTATTAAATATGGGAGATCTGGATATGTTCCCAAAAAAATTCTAGTCATGATTCTTGCTTATTTACACAAAAAACTTATTCACTTAACATGATTAGTTTACATGAATGTTGTACATGATCCGAGATGAAAATATTGAAAACTGAAAATACTCTAACACTTGATCACTAAACTAAAAAGAGCACGTAATAAAATAGTAAAAGGAGAAAATTTTAGGATCAATTTATAGTTGAGACAATATTTTAGCTAGAATTTTGAGATTGCCAAATATTTTTAGAGTAAATAAAGGAAATATTTGTTATTCTAATCATGGTTAGGACCTTGATTTGGGTAATTAGATCTTAACCTTTAATTCTTAACTTCAACATGTGTCTCTCATTCAATTAGGAACTTGAAGAAAATGGATAGAAGATAAATAGAGAGAAGCCTTATGGGTAATTTTTTTTCATTATGATCATTCAACTTATGAGTTTTTTTCACAAATGGCCATCCTAACTTATGACAAGTAAAAAAATGTTTCCACTTCTATCTTTGAACCAACAACTCCAGCAAATCAATTATGAATCTTTTTGTTTCCAACACAATTATCTTGACAGCTATATGTTAAGACAGCAAGCAATTGTTTTCTAGCAAATTATCACTGTACATGTCTTTACGTGGGCTCTGTTTTTGTTTGGTGAAGGCTGTGTTTTCGTTGACTGTTTTGGTTATGATTGTTTTCTGATTCCCTCTGAATAAAGTACTTTCATCTTTGCTTAATTGTTAATCTggagttagttttttttttttttcctttttctttttttcagttGGCTCCTTCGTGTTGACTTTGGGAATTCAATTGTTGGTATTCTTTGGATAACCTATTGCTACTTTTGTGATTCCAAAATTTCCAAATCGATTTTGTGTTATAGTCAATTGTTATATCATACGGAGAGTTTTGATGAAAAAACAGAGAGGAGGATTTAAGGGATTCTCAAATAATCATTCAGCTTACTATTTTTTCCTACAAAAATCAGAAAATTATATATTCTTTAAACTTTTTCACACAGTCTAGCGTGCAATTTAGGAGAGACCACATCGACATGGATTCACAAGCTGGATATTTGTGTGTACAATTGTATCATAGGTTGGTTATAGCCAACATCTATTGTGTTCTATGGCTAAGGTTTTCATCCTCCTTACGAGGAATATGATTTTTTTGGCAAATATACGGGTTGGAGTTGTGCTTAACTCCTCGGATAGAACcttgaaaataagaaaataaaaataaaataagtcaTTCTAATTGCACAAAATTGGATCTACAAAAGGTAAACATAAAATATGATTTGGAAACATGACAAAAGAATCAGGCTATTTTAGTTGGCTATTCGATTGTGCACAGCTAGTGAATTCTACTGCTATATCTTTTTCCAAGAAAAgagaaaagtaacatattttatttCTCAAATTGATTGTGTACAATAGCAAAAAGGAAATATGTATTATTCTGTATATGACCTAAAAATTAGACTCAAATCAGATCTGCTTTATTACAGTAGCATCATTGTAAAGCTACTTGGATCATGGCTCCCAACACAAAGTGCTAATCCAGTCACTTGCTATCCACAACCCATAATTGCATAATGAGgttttcatcatcttgaacatttAACAGTATGTTGTTGCTAAGTGATAAAAAAACATTTGTTTCAAATTGGATTGAACATTGGCATCTATGGTTCCAGGGTGACGACTTTCAACATCTCTTGTGACAAATCTTTTTCGAAACTAATGTTTACATTCATTCGTTTGGTGCAACAGATCTGTCCCGAGACACATGTCTTGCATCCATTTGTTTGGCGCAAACATCGGGATACAGTTTTCTCCGAAACCATGTCCTTTTTCCTCTTAGATTTTCCTTCCACTTGAAACATTCCCTTCTCCGTTGAAGAAGAAACTCCTTTGTTACTTCAAAATATTTCAAAGAATTCAACATCCCTTCACTCACAAATGTTTTGCCAAAAGATGCCACACAAGTTGTTGTACTTTCTTGGCTTCTCAGGGGAAAGGCATTCAACCATAGCCTTTCTCTTAAGACTATTTGGTGTCACTTTCTGCCTTTTCTCCCTCATCAAATGAGGCTTAATTCTATTCACATCTGCTTGTTGAACTGGCTTTAGAAAGAACTCTTCAGCTCCTTCTTCCAAACATCTATTGATTCGTGATGGAACATTTTCTGATGACATAATTATTACTGGGATGTCCTTCAAATATGATGATCCCTTAATCTTTCTCAAGAGTTCATAACCAGTCATTCCAGGCATGCTATAATCTGTAATAATCAAATTGATTCCCACTTCTCTTATTTCAaccccttcattctcatcacTTAACAATCCAAGAAACTCTAAGGCCTTGCTTCCAGAATCCACAACAGTAACtgtaaaaatccaaaaaaaaaaaaatatattagaaATCAAGAACCAACAGTCCACATAATTAAGTACTACCTAAcaacatcacataaattggaacagagaTTAAGGAGGAAAAATCAAAGTACCTTGATAAGAAGAAGTCTTGAGGAGCCTTTCAATAAGTTTTCTATCAATAATACTATCATCAACAGCTAGAACATGAAATTGTGTATCCATTATTGGGGCAACTTGAGCCATATTTCCAAAATATGATttttgaatatgtgaatttttgtTTGTTGAGGAATGTTAATTTGGCTATGATGTTTGGTGTTGTGAGGTTGTTAATATATGGCATGATGGATAGGGTGTTGATTTCAAGAAGATACGCAAAATATTTGACAGAAAGGAAAGAGAGATACGAATGGAGATATCAAATCAGAATCTCAAGGATTTCCTATGTGATTTTCTTAGACTTTTTCTTGGATTTTACATATCTTTGGGACTTTGTCAAATGAAAGTGACCCTTTGAGAAGGCAAAGGCTGGATTCAGAGGATAGTGAGGTCCTACCATTTGATTTTGTGTTTTTAAAAATCAAGTATAAGAGGTCCCATGcacatgatatgtatatatatatcttattttttctttcttctctatttttatatttttaatattacAATAATAACATATTCAGTATAATAACACAAATGAGGTCTAGGAAGATAGTGTGTACGTAGATATCGTTATTTCCGATAGATCCTCTGGTCAAAGGAAAAACATATCAAAGTATTATGAAAAAGAAATAACGGAAGTAAAAAAAACCACAATAAAATACTAAAGATAGCATGACAAAACATTCTTAAAAGGAATAGTAACTACAATAAAATAATGATATAACAAACTAGAAGAGGTTCCATGCACATGATATgtatatgagcccgtttggattggcttataagttattttcagtttttttgagtgtttagctgaccagcttatttgagtgtttggctgaccagcttataagtcattttgtgctaaaataagcctaaaaaaataatttgacccgtttggcttagcttatctaaagcagcttataagctgaaaacagcttataagtcaaaaaaaataagttgagctacaccaattttttttttttaacttataagttgttttcagcttataaatagtttttttttaagctcatccaaacaggctctatatttcttcttctttttttctttcttctccatttttATTTTAATGTTTGACAATATTGActatacttttctttttaattttgacATGAAGTTTCTATGGAAGGGATTACCATTTCCCATTTGCAGGACCACACGTCCACACGTTTTACGTGTATAATCTAATAGTAGCAGGTCAATCTTGAAAAATTGTTACGGAGTATCTTTTATTCTAAATCTTCCGTTTGGCCTTTAGTCAAGTCGtgaattttctagtattcctgtTTGTTTATACAAACAATATAAGTGGTAAGCAACTATACACCACTAACAAATATTAGGTGGGAGAATTGCATAAAGCAAGATAGGGCCTGTTAGGCCAAGCAAAATCAGTTTTCTCTTTTGTACTatctttttaaattattattaaaaagtaagaaaataaaattttaggAAGTAATAAATCCTCCCACATGCTTATGTTACTGTTAAGTGTTAACCACTTCATCATCCGACTCCTCTTTGGCTCTTCCCAATAGCCCAAATAGAGGTGGCAAATTTAACCCATGAAAATATAATTTGTCCAATCTGTTCATGTTTGGGAGGGTTATTGACCCGTTCATTTATTAGCCCACTTCATTTCAGTCCATCAAAAATTGGGTTGATATTTAGTCCAAATTGACTGGTGAGAAATCTTatcaaatattttccaaaaaaaaacctttttttcTAATTTGATATGTCATAAATAGTCAcgataaagaaaaataataattttataagGTACTAAAAATTACtataaaagaacaaataaagCA
Above is a genomic segment from Lycium barbarum isolate Lr01 chromosome 12, ASM1917538v2, whole genome shotgun sequence containing:
- the LOC132623024 gene encoding two-component response regulator ORR10-like, coding for MAQVAPIMDTQFHVLAVDDSIIDRKLIERLLKTSSYQVTVVDSGSKALEFLGLLSDENEGVEIREVGINLIITDYSMPGMTGYELLRKIKGSSYLKDIPVIIMSSENVPSRINRCLEEGAEEFFLKPVQQADVNRIKPHLMREKRQKVTPNSLKRKAMVECLSPEKPRKYNNLCGIFWQNICE